In Scyliorhinus torazame isolate Kashiwa2021f chromosome 18, sScyTor2.1, whole genome shotgun sequence, the following are encoded in one genomic region:
- the dda1 gene encoding DET1- and DDB1-associated protein 1: protein MADFLKGLPVYNESNFSRFHADSVCKASNRRPSVYLPTREYPSEQIIVTEKTNILLRYLHQQWDKKNAAKKRDQEQVDVEGESSAPPCKIARTDSQDMIEDT, encoded by the exons atg GCGGACTTCTTGAAAGGATTGCCGGTCTATAACGAAAGCAACTTTAGCCGATTTCATGCAGATTCCGTTTGTAAAGCTTCG AATAGAAGGCCATCTGTGTACCTCCCAACGCGAGAATACCCATCGGAACAGA TCATTGTGACAGAAAAGACCAATATATTGCTTCGATATCTCCATCAGCAATGGGACAAAAAG AACGCAGCGAAGAAAAGGGACCAAGAGCAAGTGGACGTTGAAGGCGAGAGTTCGGCCCCACCATGCAAAATTGCCCGCACAGACAGCCAGGACATGATCGAAGACACTTAA